The stretch of DNA agtatttaaggggaaaatttatatttctaaatgcaagCATcagtaaaaaggaaaacaaggtACAGATCACTGAAGTGGAGATGTGAccataaaaactagaaaaagaacacatCAAAAATCCCCAAGTaaacataaaaatggaaatttgaaaaatcaatggtgagatcaataaaaaaattatgaaaagaaaaagcaaattaataaataaaactagaggCTGGTTTTATTtaagaaacacaaaagataaaCAATTGGTTgatttgactttaaaaaagagaatcagGACTCAGAATTTAAATCTGCCTCATAAAGTGGTTATATATCACACTGGATCAGTCCTTCAACTctgtctaccttagtttcctcaattataaaatggagataataaccaATATGGATTGTTGTaagggtaaaatgagataatattgtggTTGTATTTTGTAAACTGAATATGCtctataattactattattattaaatattaacttGAGACTCTCGTATTAAGTCTATCCAATACTTAGATGATGCTCAGTAGACAATGAATGAATTACTGAAGGAGCACACTGATTTTTATTGGACACAGTTCTTGGATTTCCAAATGAAGTGTTCATTTAGAGTAAATACAATTCCAGTTTATTAAAACTCTGAATTCATGGGTAAATTTGGGCCATTTGGGGCCTCTAGCTGTCTTTGTAACATCAAGGTGTTTGTTACACTGCTGCACAGTTTCCAATTCAAACGACCAGAAGAGTGTCCTGAGTGTTCTTGACCTAActttaaaacagtttaaaaactgGCAGAATGTGAGCAAGGATAAAGGTTCTAGAAAATGGCACTTCTGAGGGACGTGCCTCGCTTCCCATAACTGCCCCTAGTCCTGATGATCTGATGTGCTCATTTTCATCCAAGTGGGAAGCTCCAAGCTTGAAAATTTCATTCAACAATGCAGAGCAGAGACTCATTTATaagtttttttcaaggttttggggggcttttttgcaaggcaatggggttaagtgacttgctcaaggccacacagctaggtcattattaagtgtctgagggcagatttgaactcaggtcctcatgactccagggccaatgctctatccactgcgccacctagcctccccgtctattatttattatatgttttaaaGAACTCATTAGATTTTCTGTCATTGATTGGAGTTTCGGAATCCTGAGGAGGAGCTTTTAGAATcaatctctatccactgcaccacctagccaccccactcatTTATAACTTAATAGACTTCGAGAGTTGAGCAAACTCTCAGGGATTTCAATTCTTGCTGAACCTTCCAGCCTCGAGTCACAATAGGGCAAAATGGAAGCTACTAAGGTTTAGGAGATTCGCAGTAGAAGagagcttagagatcatctagtccaatgtcTTCCTTTTACAGAAGACACTGAGGACAATAGTTCTGGAATGTAGGTTCATGGCTCAAGAATTTCATCAAGAAGTGACTTGTTTCCTAACTCATTTTCTCCAGCTTCAGCTGAGTGCATATACGACCATATGCTTCTATCTTCCTTCCTATATGTGTCTCTCTAATATCATACTCTGTCCTGTGGGTTTTTCCCCTTCCTGTGTGGTTGCAGAGCTATGAGTCCCTTGTAGTACTTTTAAAAAGACTGGGTATCATTGAACATTTTATAACCACAAATAAACATTGATGACATGCATCTTACAAATGATTCTTTGgctctttaaaatgaaaacattcctTATGTTCtgtaactttaaaaatgtttctttaagtATTTTAGATATTTCTAGAAAAATTTCCCAAGTCCTTGAGCTGTGTGTCCATTCTTAAacggaagggggggggggacggtggaccttggagtcaggaagacgagttCTCCCACAGAGACTCACCAAGATCAGGGAGATCCTCAATTTCCTCGGTGCCTTCAAACAATTCTGGAGGACCATTATTTATTATAAACCCATTTACATCTGGGGGAAATGAGACATTTCTGGGATAAAAGCATAGATCTGGCCCCAAAAGAGAATTGTGATCACTCCTACACTTCAGCATTGGATCAAGTCCTTCATTGAAACTTCCTCCACTAAATCAGGAGCTGTGaaattggggagggaggggagagctTGAAAACGATGGCAATAGCTCACTTTGATATGGGATTTCAAGGTCTAGGTCATATATCTCATCTGctttcatcctcacaacagccctggggaATCGGTGGTATTCTTagggtcattttacagataagtaaactgagatcAAGAGGAACGGATCTGCCAGCATCACAGAGCTAGAAGTGTCTGATACAAGATTCGGTTTCAGGTTTCCTCTGGTTTCAGTTCCATTTCTAACCCGGATTCAGTCAAGGGCATCAAAGAGTTCTTAAAGTGATTCAGAAGGTATCAGATTGTTTCCATGAAATAATTATGGAATGCTTCCAATGTCAAGGCACATGGTGGGACCTGGAGCAAGATgggtttggttttgcttttgtaaATCCCCTTTTTTGTTAAGATAACAATAAATGACATGCTCTGGAGCAAACATCTCTTCGTCACTCCATTCGCCTGGATTTTCTGGACACCAGGATTTCATCTAAGGCTGCTTGCACGCCAGCGGTTCCTTCGGGAGCTTTCACCTACGTTTTCTTGTCTTTGTGGGCACCTTGCGGCTCTGAAAGGCCTCCAGTTACTTAAACGGGGACTTCAACAGCAGGGCCATTAGCCTTCTTTCATAGAACACAGGGAGATTAAGGGGTTAACTCAGTCAAAGGGGCCATTTGTCTCCTGGCTAGTTAAGATCCGAATTGGGTCCTGGAAAAGGCCAGGACGCAGAGGGGTCCCAGGAGTCGCCTGAAGTCCCGTGGGCACCCCCGACTTGACGGagagcctggggtggggggagctccGGGTGGGCAGGCTCCCGCACTTCTCGGGGCCAGGGCACTGGGCTGGGGGCGGTGCCCAGGGAGGTTGAGCCTCTCTAAGCCCCCAAGCCCTCTTGGCCGGGGCTGCCGGCAGGAGCATCACGGGCTGGGGATCGCGTGTCCCTCCCAGGGctgagccggggggggggggggctgggctcGTGTCACAAAGGTTTTTCGGGTGTCAGCAGATTTCACTTTGCCCGGGGCTGCTCCCTCAGCCTTGTGCAATCAGGAGCCAGGATCTGCAAGAAGGCGCCGGAGCCTCCTCCTCCGCGCCCCCAGGCCCCCACCGCCTCTCCTGGAAGCGTCCTGTGAGGGCGCGGAGGCCCCCCCAATCTCTGTGGCCCTCCTCCTCCCGGCTCCCTTGCTGCTTGGGCGgcggaagggagggagggagagcagggggagggaaggaggcaggGCCGGAGGCCGGGAGGCAGGGAGGCAGGGAGGCCCGCCCCCAGCCCCCCGAGGAGCGCCAGCCCGGGCTCGGGGGCGAACTCTGGCCCCGGGGCTCCTCCAGGCTCCGCCCCCAGCTCGGGCTCGCCTTCCCGGGCTGCGCGCCGGGCGCTCGGCAGCTGGCTGTCCGGCCCGGCCCCGCGAGGagccgcccgccgccgccgcgggaAGGAGGACAGCCGGGGATGCGCGCAGGGGCCCCCGggccccccgccgccgcccgccgGGGGCCCAGCTAGGCGGCAGGGGCTCGCCCAGAGAGAGCGGAGGAGCGGAGCGGGGCGCCGGGCGGGGCGCAGCCGGGGACCCCGAGGAGGGCAGAGAGCCGGAGCGACCCCggggagccggagccggagcggACCCCggggagccggagccggagcggACCCCGGGGAGCCGGAGCCGGGGCCGGAGCGGGGCACGTCCAGCCGTGCGCAGCCGGGGACTCAGAGAGGGACTGAGAGCCGGGGGAGCCGGGGGGCCCCGAGGAGCCGGGGGCACCCCGAGGAGCCGGGGGGACCCCGAGGAGCCGGGACCGTGCGCAGCCGGGGACTCAGAGAGGGACTGAGAGCCGGGGGAGTCGGAGGGGACCCCGAGGAGCCGGGGCCGTGCGCAGCCGGGGACTCAGAGAGGGACTGAGAGCCGGGGGAGTCGGAGGGGACCCCGAGGAGCCGGGGCCGTGCGCAGCCGGGGACTCAGAGAGGGACTGAGAGCCGGGGGAGCCGGGGGCACCCCGAGGAGCCGGGGCCGTGCGCAGCCGGGGACTCAGAGAGGGACTGAGAGCCGGGGGAGTCGGAGGGGACCCCGAGGAGCCGGGGGCACCCCGAGGAGCCGGGGCCGTGCGCAGCCGGGGACTCAGAGAGGGACTGAGAGCCGGGGGAGCCGGAGGGGACCCCGAGGAGCGGGGCCGGCAGGGCACGTCCGGCCGTGCGCAGCCGGGGACCCCGAGAGGCACTGAGAGCCGGGGGAGCGGGGCCGCAGCGGGCCGGCGGGGCGCGCCCCCCGAGGCCCCGGGGAGCCCCCTCGGCGGGGCCCTGGGGGCGGCGGCGGGCGGCTGAGCCGGATGGGCAGGCGCGGCCGTGCGCCCGGAGAGCCCCGCGCGGCCCGGCGGCGCCGGCCGGCCCCCTGAGCCCCGCtgcgcgccccccgccccggcgGGGGCCCCGATGCGCCGGGCCGGCCATGAGCGAGGCGCTGTGGGCGCTGCTGCCCAACGGCACTGAGGCGCCCCCGGGCAACGGCACGGCGGGCGCCAGGTGCTCGCTGACCAAGACCGGCTTCCAGTTCGTCTACCTGCCGGCCGTGTACCTGGTGGTGTTCGTGGCGGGGCTGCTGGGCAACAGCGTGGCCATGTGGATGTTCGTGTTCCACATGAAGCCGTGGAGCGGCATCTCCGTGTACATGTTCAACCTGGCGCTGGCCGACTTCCTCTACGTGCTCACCCTGCCCGCGCTCATCTTCTACTACTTCAACAAGACGGACTGGGTGCTGGGCGACGGCATGTGCCGCCTGCAGCGCTTCATCTTCCACGTCAACCTCTACGGCAGCATCCTCTTCCTCACCTGCATCAGCGTGCACCGCTACAGCGGCGTGGTGCACCCGCTGCGCTCCCTGGGCAGGCTGAAGAAGAAGACGGCCGTGCAGGTCAGCGCGCTGGTCTGGGCCCTGGTGGTGGCCGCCATCGCCCCCATCCTCTTCTACTCGGGCACCGAGCTGCGCCGCAACGGCACCCTCACCTGCTACGACACCACGTCGGACGCCTACCTGCGCAGCTACTTCCTCTACAGCATGGGCACCACCGTGCTGATGTTCTGCGTGCCCTTCCTCGTCATCCTGGGCTGCTACGGCCTCATCGTGCGGGCGCTCATCTCCAACGACCTGGACGACTCGCCGCTGCGCAGGAAGTCCATCTCCCTGGTCATCATCGTGCTCGCCGTCTTCGCCGTGTCCTACCTCCCCTTCCACGTCATGAAGACCCTGAACCTCAGGGCGCGCCTGGACTTCCAGAGCCCCGGCATGTGCGCCTTCAACGACCGGGTCTATGCCACCTA from Macrotis lagotis isolate mMagLag1 chromosome 6, bilby.v1.9.chrom.fasta, whole genome shotgun sequence encodes:
- the P2RY1 gene encoding P2Y purinoceptor 1, which gives rise to MSEALWALLPNGTEAPPGNGTAGARCSLTKTGFQFVYLPAVYLVVFVAGLLGNSVAMWMFVFHMKPWSGISVYMFNLALADFLYVLTLPALIFYYFNKTDWVLGDGMCRLQRFIFHVNLYGSILFLTCISVHRYSGVVHPLRSLGRLKKKTAVQVSALVWALVVAAIAPILFYSGTELRRNGTLTCYDTTSDAYLRSYFLYSMGTTVLMFCVPFLVILGCYGLIVRALISNDLDDSPLRRKSISLVIIVLAVFAVSYLPFHVMKTLNLRARLDFQSPGMCAFNDRVYATYQVTRGLASLNSCVDPILYFLAGDTFRRRLSRATRKASRRSEANLQSKSEDMTLNILSEYKQNGDTSL